From the genome of Desulfovermiculus halophilus DSM 18834, one region includes:
- a CDS encoding AAA family ATPase — protein sequence MLKKLELHNMTVFQEADFALSPGLNVVIGENASGKTHFLKAGYCVAATLAPSGKQQAGDIPSKAFLQSALAEKLVNVFRPENLINI from the coding sequence GTGCTGAAAAAGCTCGAGCTGCACAATATGACCGTGTTTCAAGAAGCGGATTTTGCCCTTTCCCCGGGCCTGAACGTGGTTATTGGGGAAAATGCCAGCGGCAAGACCCATTTCCTGAAGGCCGGGTATTGTGTCGCCGCAACGCTGGCGCCCAGCGGAAAGCAGCAAGCGGGGGACATTCCCTCCAAAGCCTTTTTGCAAAGCGCCCTCGCCGAGAAGCTGGTCAACGTCTTTCGTCCGGAAAACCTGATAAACATTTAA
- a CDS encoding type II toxin-antitoxin system VapC family toxin, translating to MAQRLLLDTGFWFALYDSGDTYHRQALEVADFLDVHGLVVPWPTLYETLNTRLARRRTAMQRFAHLLAGPNVHLLPDEDYRDAALEAVCSPSGPHRALSLVDAVLRLVVADTNVQIDALITFNPGDFSDVCQKAGVEVFP from the coding sequence ATGGCCCAGCGCCTTTTACTGGACACCGGCTTCTGGTTCGCGCTGTATGATTCCGGGGATACATACCACAGGCAAGCATTGGAAGTAGCCGATTTCCTTGATGTCCACGGGTTGGTGGTGCCGTGGCCTACCCTCTATGAAACCTTGAATACGCGGCTTGCACGCAGACGCACTGCAATGCAGCGTTTCGCGCATCTGCTGGCCGGCCCGAATGTGCATTTGCTCCCAGACGAGGACTATCGCGATGCTGCTTTGGAAGCAGTCTGTTCACCGTCAGGTCCCCATCGCGCATTGAGCTTAGTGGATGCCGTTTTGCGACTGGTGGTGGCCGATACCAATGTCCAAATAGACGCCCTGATCACCTTTAATCCCGGTGATTTTTCGGATGTCTGTCAAAAAGCCGGTGTAGAGGTCTTTCCGTAA
- a CDS encoding DUF2283 domain-containing protein, whose protein sequence is MKIYYDQEVDAAYLRLSEETPTGVVEVSEKVNLDLTDDGKIVGIAILNVSQNFPLQSLVTCEFEPKLMAGVSRLCKTEEGNPLCQCMCDSCSLRTSATPPAGDQSKKRGCNRRSRGLAQIGADKGNIISKSAHKR, encoded by the coding sequence ATGAAAATCTATTATGACCAGGAAGTGGATGCTGCCTATTTGCGGCTGTCTGAAGAAACGCCGACTGGTGTTGTTGAGGTTTCCGAAAAAGTGAACCTGGATCTCACGGATGACGGTAAGATTGTGGGAATTGCAATTCTCAATGTGTCTCAAAATTTTCCCCTCCAATCGCTCGTTACGTGTGAATTCGAGCCGAAACTGATGGCCGGTGTTTCCCGACTGTGCAAGACAGAAGAAGGAAACCCTTTGTGTCAATGTATGTGTGATAGCTGCTCTTTGAGGACTTCAGCAACACCGCCTGCAGGAGACCAAAGCAAGAAAAGAGGATGCAACCGCAGATCACGCGGATTGGCGCAGATTGGCGCTGATAAAGGCAACATAATTTCAAAATCGGCACACAAAAGGTGA